Proteins from one Thioflavicoccus mobilis 8321 genomic window:
- a CDS encoding MbcA/ParS/Xre antitoxin family protein: protein MSTFAVQTQPDPRAVLSKALLNAGRVLGLSQERIGEVVGRDRTSIARGIDPQSKSGELALLLIRCYRSLYALVGGRPEDMRHWMQTPNRDTGGIPAEQIGSIPGLIRVVEYLDAMRGHG, encoded by the coding sequence ATGTCGACCTTCGCCGTCCAAACCCAGCCCGATCCCCGGGCCGTACTCTCGAAGGCCCTGCTCAATGCCGGGCGGGTGCTCGGCCTGTCGCAGGAGCGGATCGGCGAGGTCGTCGGGCGTGACCGCACCTCGATCGCCCGCGGGATCGATCCGCAGAGCAAGTCGGGCGAACTGGCGCTGCTCCTGATCCGCTGTTATCGCAGCCTCTATGCCCTCGTCGGCGGTCGGCCTGAGGACATGCGCCACTGGATGCAGACGCCGAACCGCGACACGGGCGGTATCCCCGCCGAGCAGATCGGCAGCATTCCGGGGCTGATCCGGGTCGTCGAGTATCTGGATGCGATGCGCGGCCATGGCTGA
- a CDS encoding RNA-binding domain-containing protein — MKLRSLLRSPSGPIRRRLLRDLVLLVLVTVGLVVAVNAMLIGELKEDLATARIDSAIGLVRDEVRNRLSPVPPQLLILGDALRGQPTDDVATLNRLLMPTLRHMDQIAGAIYAADDGSEYFLRRDGDLWLTRLRPAGDDDQVAITHWSKAGRALDTSQRQLAYDPRERPWYQAATELLDTGDERTFVWSQPYRFHSLATPGVTVATAWREGATLRVAALDVTLESIVAAIDRLPLGPEGQGFLLDAAGGVYDGHAPTGGDGEDFYSAESHHGGPLPFEAVAAWRTAGQPADTLVPFESGRRAWWASFLPLSEQTRSGWVGVAVPVSVTLGVLQSRWHLVALTALAIVALGIGLAALVVRRYSRQLRDLPKLGIDRTDPERDIYDLIGRGEGTHLELKSTMRTNLHTGKPGKEIELAWLKGVAAFLNTEGGILLLGVADDGTVLGLTADAFANDDKCQLHFKNLINQHLGPELARFVQFSLFGLEGGQVGVVECERADTPVFLRHPKGESFLIRNGPSNIELPISRALTYIRGRF; from the coding sequence ATGAAGCTCCGTTCCCTGCTGCGCAGTCCGTCGGGTCCGATCCGCCGCCGACTCCTCCGCGACCTGGTCCTCCTGGTGCTGGTTACCGTCGGCCTGGTGGTCGCGGTCAATGCCATGCTGATCGGGGAACTCAAGGAGGACCTGGCGACGGCGCGGATCGACAGCGCGATCGGCCTGGTTCGCGACGAGGTGCGCAATCGGCTCTCGCCGGTGCCGCCGCAGCTGCTGATCCTGGGCGACGCGCTGCGCGGCCAGCCGACCGACGATGTCGCGACGCTGAACCGACTGCTCATGCCGACGCTGCGCCACATGGACCAGATCGCCGGAGCCATCTACGCCGCAGACGATGGCAGCGAATACTTCCTGCGCCGCGACGGCGACCTCTGGCTGACTCGGTTGCGGCCGGCCGGCGACGACGACCAGGTGGCCATCACCCACTGGTCCAAGGCCGGTCGGGCGCTCGACACGAGCCAGCGCCAGCTCGCCTACGATCCGCGCGAGCGCCCCTGGTACCAGGCCGCCACCGAGCTGCTCGACACCGGCGACGAGAGGACCTTCGTCTGGAGCCAGCCGTATCGCTTCCACTCGCTCGCGACCCCCGGCGTCACGGTCGCGACGGCCTGGCGCGAGGGCGCGACGCTGCGGGTCGCGGCGCTCGACGTGACGCTCGAGAGCATCGTCGCGGCCATCGACCGGCTGCCCCTCGGGCCTGAAGGCCAGGGCTTCCTGCTCGATGCCGCGGGCGGCGTCTACGACGGCCACGCGCCCACCGGCGGCGACGGCGAGGACTTCTACTCGGCCGAGTCGCACCACGGCGGACCACTGCCGTTCGAGGCGGTCGCCGCGTGGCGCACCGCCGGCCAGCCGGCCGACACCCTGGTGCCCTTCGAGAGTGGCCGACGCGCCTGGTGGGCCAGCTTCCTGCCGCTCTCGGAACAGACGCGATCCGGCTGGGTCGGCGTGGCGGTGCCGGTCTCCGTGACCCTCGGCGTGCTACAGAGCCGCTGGCACCTGGTTGCGCTGACGGCGCTCGCCATCGTCGCCCTCGGCATCGGCCTGGCGGCGCTCGTCGTACGGCGCTACAGCCGCCAGCTGCGCGACCTGCCGAAGCTCGGCATCGACCGCACCGACCCGGAGCGCGACATCTACGACCTGATCGGGCGCGGCGAGGGCACGCATCTGGAGCTCAAGTCGACGATGCGCACCAATCTGCACACCGGCAAGCCGGGCAAGGAGATCGAGCTGGCCTGGCTGAAGGGGGTCGCCGCCTTTCTCAATACCGAAGGCGGCATCCTGCTGCTCGGGGTCGCCGACGACGGCACCGTGCTCGGTCTGACGGCCGACGCCTTCGCCAATGACGACAAGTGCCAATTGCACTTCAAGAACCTGATCAATCAGCACCTCGGTCCCGAGCTCGCGCGCTTCGTGCAATTCTCGCTATTCGGGCTGGAGGGAGGACAGGTCGGCGTCGTCGAGTGCGAGCGGGCGGACACGCCCGTCTTCCTGCGCCACCCCAAGGGCGAGAGCTTCCTGATCCGCAACGGCCCGTCCAACATCGAGCTGCCGATCAGCCGGGCGCTGACCTACATCCGCGGGCGCTTCTGA
- a CDS encoding TolC family protein, with the protein MRISTDALHPLHLAALLATLWLTACGGLPERTDYAAAAKADVAGVSAWSALDVGTPSAHLDELIRSPELDALVAEALTANPDLQQTLLTLEILRAEQRRTGAARLPSLEAGLAGDKGEDAGTSYTGSLTLGWELDLWRKLSDEYRAAGLDVAEQQALYESARDTLAAEVMQTWLGLIADWHAVAIERRRLATLAKNEQFIIQRYRNGLGTLEDLASARTSTASSRANLESYEESLAQHERQLRGLLGRTDAAPIATLADYPEVGLPLAEMPAQTLARRPDLRAAYLAIEAADLRTSVAYKDLLPRIDLQAALTDVARSPGEALLSDPVWSLLAQLTAPLYQGGRLRAAVEVAKLKTAQAYQAYRETLVDAVTQVGDALGQERSLAKQQTHITTALAAARNNLAQYQRSYRTGLVDILDLLSVQQSTYDLEAQLDELRFQRLDNRIALGLALGLGVSE; encoded by the coding sequence ATGCGAATCTCGACCGACGCACTGCATCCCCTGCACCTCGCCGCGCTTTTGGCCACGCTTTGGCTGACGGCTTGCGGCGGCCTCCCCGAGCGGACCGACTACGCGGCCGCGGCCAAGGCGGACGTCGCGGGCGTCTCGGCCTGGTCGGCGCTCGATGTCGGCACGCCGAGCGCGCACCTCGACGAGCTCATCCGCTCACCCGAGCTCGACGCCCTGGTCGCCGAGGCGCTTACCGCCAACCCCGATCTTCAGCAAACCCTGCTGACGCTGGAGATCCTGCGCGCCGAGCAGCGCCGGACCGGGGCCGCGCGGCTGCCGTCGCTGGAGGCCGGTCTCGCCGGCGACAAGGGCGAGGACGCCGGCACCAGCTACACGGGCTCGCTCACGCTCGGCTGGGAGCTCGACTTGTGGCGAAAGCTCTCCGACGAGTACCGCGCCGCCGGCCTGGACGTCGCCGAGCAGCAGGCCCTCTACGAGTCGGCCCGTGACACCCTCGCCGCCGAGGTGATGCAGACCTGGCTCGGCCTGATCGCCGACTGGCACGCCGTCGCGATCGAGCGGCGGCGGCTGGCGACGCTCGCCAAGAACGAGCAGTTCATCATCCAGCGCTACCGCAACGGCCTCGGCACGTTGGAAGACCTCGCCAGCGCCCGCACCTCGACGGCGAGTTCGCGGGCCAATCTGGAGAGCTACGAAGAGTCGCTGGCCCAGCACGAGCGCCAGCTGCGCGGCCTGCTCGGGCGTACCGATGCCGCACCGATCGCGACCCTGGCCGACTATCCCGAGGTCGGGCTCCCGCTCGCCGAGATGCCGGCCCAGACGCTCGCACGCCGCCCCGACCTGCGGGCCGCCTACCTGGCCATCGAGGCGGCCGACCTGCGCACCTCGGTCGCCTACAAGGATCTGCTACCGCGCATCGACCTGCAGGCGGCGCTCACCGACGTCGCCCGCTCGCCCGGCGAGGCGCTGCTGAGCGATCCGGTCTGGTCGCTCTTGGCGCAGCTGACCGCGCCCCTCTACCAGGGCGGTCGGCTGCGGGCGGCCGTCGAGGTCGCCAAGCTGAAGACGGCCCAGGCCTACCAGGCCTACCGCGAGACGCTCGTCGACGCCGTCACCCAGGTCGGCGACGCCCTCGGCCAGGAGCGTTCGCTCGCCAAGCAGCAGACCCACATCACAACGGCGCTCGCCGCCGCCCGCAACAACCTCGCGCAGTATCAGCGCAGCTACCGGACCGGATTGGTGGACATTCTCGATCTTCTCAGCGTGCAGCAGTCGACCTACGACCTCGAGGCGCAGCTCGATGAGCTGCGCTTCCAGCGCCTCGACAACCGCATCGCCCTCGGGCTCGCGCTCGGGCTGGGGGTGAGCGAATGA
- a CDS encoding efflux RND transporter periplasmic adaptor subunit, whose amino-acid sequence MSRRLGRGAILLAAIGLLAAVVLYNWLAMRSGGETPLGRQAPAAQAQRPDVSVVTVTPDRYQARARGYGQAAARFELTLTAQVQGRVEDLASDFDKGRRVAEDTVLVRLDDTDYRAAVASAEDDLAAARLTLLEEERQGVQARAEWRASGLGGEPDSELVLRGPQLAATQAAVANAEAALASASEDLAKTRIRAPFDALVIARAVAPGSFVQSGTEVATLYSTDRIEVEVFLSAREWANLPDQATLADGQWPVTLTSVEDGRRWTGHVLRVAQHLDEETRQRALIAAVDAPLDRDPPLFPGTFLELEIAGRLVDGLWRLPSTALSQRGEVWYLRDDDTLASFAAEPLFSAAGAIYVRPPEALAEVPQRVLAHPLNGYLQGMAVRPVEVTGDE is encoded by the coding sequence ATGAGTCGGCGGCTCGGGCGCGGGGCGATCCTGCTGGCGGCGATCGGCCTGCTCGCCGCCGTCGTCCTCTACAACTGGCTGGCGATGCGCTCGGGCGGTGAAACGCCACTCGGGCGCCAGGCACCGGCCGCCCAAGCGCAACGCCCGGACGTCTCGGTGGTCACCGTCACCCCCGATCGCTACCAGGCCCGGGCGCGCGGCTACGGCCAGGCCGCGGCGCGCTTCGAGCTGACCCTGACGGCCCAGGTCCAGGGCCGGGTCGAGGACCTGGCCAGCGACTTCGACAAGGGGCGGCGGGTTGCCGAGGACACCGTCCTGGTGCGGCTCGACGACACCGACTACCGTGCCGCCGTCGCGAGCGCCGAGGACGACCTCGCCGCCGCGCGCCTCACCCTGCTCGAGGAGGAACGCCAGGGCGTGCAGGCGCGCGCCGAGTGGCGCGCCTCCGGCCTCGGGGGCGAGCCGGACTCGGAGCTCGTCCTGCGCGGACCACAGCTGGCGGCGACCCAGGCGGCCGTCGCCAACGCCGAGGCGGCCCTCGCGAGCGCCAGCGAAGACCTCGCCAAGACCCGGATCCGCGCGCCGTTCGACGCCCTGGTCATCGCCCGCGCCGTGGCGCCCGGCAGCTTCGTGCAGAGTGGCACCGAGGTCGCCACCCTGTACAGCACCGACCGGATCGAGGTCGAGGTCTTCTTGTCGGCCCGGGAGTGGGCGAACCTGCCCGACCAGGCGACCCTCGCCGACGGGCAATGGCCAGTCACGCTCACCAGCGTCGAGGACGGCCGTCGGTGGACGGGCCACGTGCTGCGCGTGGCGCAGCACCTCGACGAGGAGACCCGCCAGCGGGCGCTGATCGCCGCCGTCGACGCCCCGCTCGATCGCGATCCGCCGCTCTTCCCCGGCACCTTTCTGGAGCTCGAGATCGCCGGACGCCTGGTCGACGGCCTTTGGCGACTGCCGAGCACGGCGCTCAGCCAGCGCGGCGAGGTCTGGTACCTGCGCGACGACGACACGCTGGCGAGCTTCGCCGCCGAGCCGCTGTTCAGCGCCGCCGGCGCGATCTACGTGCGCCCGCCCGAGGCGCTCGCCGAGGTGCCCCAGCGCGTCCTCGCGCACCCGCTCAACGGCTATCTCCAGGGGATGGCGGTGCGGCCGGTCGAGGTGACGGGCGATGAATGA
- a CDS encoding efflux RND transporter permease subunit translates to MNDRGGIIGWFAANPVAANLLMVLIIALGVLQMGALRKEAFPSLEPDSISVSVTYDSGSARQSEEGLAIKIEDQLEGLTGIKTVTSTSTGSGTTVTVEKQSGYDLDTLLRDVKTKVDAITNFPADADKPVIEKAEREEHAIWLQLYGDVDRHTLQLLADDLKSDLLADPSVNRVTISGWLDPMMVVEIDEGQLQAYGLSLSDVEDAINSGSSDTMTAVMRNADLYLQLKASQQAYRKQDFAAIPLIDSADGSQILLGDVTRIRDTYDDTTSSLSRFQGHNSIGLQVITTGLDDISDTVAGAHRVVDAWRASGTLPQGVELATWYDRSTNIEDRLQLLVKNALTGIVMVFLLLALFLNLTVAFWVAAGLPFIFFGTLFFMGDHFLGLSLNLFTTFGFIMALGIVVDDAVVVGESVYTVRSAEGDTLANTVKGTLKVAVPTLFGVFTTVAAFYSLSRISGHLGQIYAQFAAVVTVCLVLSVIESKLILPAHLGHLRTHRRASRNPALRLWQRIQHGADAGLAWFSERLYRPLIAKALIHRYAVTIAFIAVLVMVIAMPFTGAIRMSFFPDILGDTVRAQLTMRNDASFGQTHAALERLEAKAYEADRELRAAAGDETAEDAVGERAIAHLQVLSSGDQSGRVTVELRAGSPYNIKAFTNHWRRLAGLPEGARTLMVQHSPRMVAALRVELRANDEEILTLAGEALKSALQEIPGVSGIEDNLEPAQPQLRLELTQQGRALGMTTAMLARQVLQSFSGQVVQRYQRNSDEIEVRVRYPEAARENAADVLDARVRTPDGAVVPLASVATATYGYTRDTITRIDNKRAVYVSSDVNKDVISATELVAQLQRDVVPQLEAKYPGLGIHFAGEAEQQAETESSMLHMFLLALLVIYLLLAVPLKSYSQPLLIMTAIPFGVVGALLGHWINGLSLGILSLNGIIALSGVVVNDSLLLVARFNDLKPDAAHLHEAVSLACRERLRAVLLTSLTTFAGLAPLLYETSLQAQFLIPAAVSLAYGILFATVITLILIPTLLVIQHDIAELIGRLRRLGSAKPGSQPG, encoded by the coding sequence ATGAATGACCGCGGCGGCATCATCGGCTGGTTCGCCGCCAACCCGGTCGCGGCCAACCTCCTGATGGTCCTGATCATCGCCCTCGGCGTGCTCCAGATGGGTGCGCTGCGCAAGGAGGCCTTCCCGAGCCTGGAGCCGGACAGCATCAGCGTCTCGGTCACCTACGACAGCGGCTCGGCCAGGCAGTCCGAGGAGGGTCTGGCGATCAAGATCGAGGACCAGCTCGAGGGGCTCACCGGCATCAAGACCGTGACCAGCACCTCGACCGGCAGCGGCACCACGGTGACGGTCGAGAAACAGTCCGGCTACGACCTCGACACCCTGCTGCGCGACGTCAAGACCAAGGTCGACGCGATCACCAACTTCCCGGCCGACGCCGACAAGCCGGTCATCGAGAAGGCCGAGCGCGAGGAGCACGCGATCTGGCTCCAGCTCTACGGCGACGTCGACCGCCACACGCTCCAGTTGCTGGCCGACGACCTGAAATCCGACCTCCTCGCCGACCCGAGCGTCAACCGGGTCACCATCTCCGGTTGGCTCGACCCGATGATGGTCGTCGAGATCGACGAGGGCCAGCTCCAGGCCTACGGGCTGTCGCTCTCGGACGTCGAGGACGCCATCAACTCAGGCTCCTCCGACACCATGACGGCGGTCATGCGCAACGCCGACCTCTATCTCCAGCTCAAGGCCTCGCAGCAGGCCTACCGCAAACAGGACTTCGCCGCGATCCCGCTGATCGACAGCGCCGATGGCAGCCAGATCCTGCTCGGCGACGTGACCAGGATCCGCGACACCTATGACGACACCACCTCGTCGCTGTCGCGCTTCCAGGGCCACAACAGCATCGGCCTGCAGGTCATCACGACCGGCCTCGACGATATCAGCGACACGGTCGCCGGCGCCCACCGGGTGGTCGACGCCTGGCGCGCCAGCGGTACCCTGCCCCAGGGGGTCGAGCTCGCGACCTGGTACGACCGCAGCACCAACATCGAAGACCGCCTGCAACTGCTGGTGAAAAACGCCCTCACCGGCATCGTCATGGTCTTCCTGCTGCTCGCGCTGTTTCTGAACCTGACCGTCGCCTTCTGGGTCGCCGCCGGCCTGCCGTTCATCTTCTTCGGCACCCTCTTCTTCATGGGCGACCACTTCCTCGGGCTGTCGCTCAACCTGTTCACGACCTTCGGCTTCATCATGGCCCTGGGCATCGTCGTCGACGATGCGGTCGTCGTCGGCGAAAGCGTCTACACGGTCCGCTCCGCCGAGGGCGACACGCTCGCCAACACGGTCAAAGGCACGCTCAAGGTCGCCGTGCCGACCCTGTTCGGCGTCTTCACGACGGTGGCAGCCTTCTATTCGCTATCGCGGATCAGCGGCCACCTCGGGCAGATCTATGCGCAGTTTGCCGCGGTCGTGACCGTCTGCCTGGTCCTCTCGGTGATCGAGTCGAAGCTGATTCTGCCAGCTCACCTGGGGCACCTGCGCACCCACCGCCGGGCGAGCCGCAACCCGGCGCTACGCCTCTGGCAGCGCATCCAGCACGGCGCCGACGCGGGCCTCGCCTGGTTCAGCGAGCGCCTCTATCGCCCGCTGATCGCGAAGGCCCTGATCCATCGCTACGCGGTGACCATCGCCTTCATCGCCGTGTTGGTCATGGTCATCGCGATGCCCTTCACCGGCGCGATCCGCATGAGCTTCTTCCCGGACATCCTCGGCGATACCGTGCGCGCCCAGCTGACGATGCGCAACGACGCGAGCTTCGGCCAGACCCATGCGGCACTCGAACGGCTGGAGGCCAAGGCCTACGAGGCCGACCGCGAGCTGCGCGCCGCGGCCGGCGACGAGACCGCGGAAGACGCGGTTGGCGAGCGCGCCATCGCCCACCTCCAGGTCCTTTCCTCGGGCGACCAGTCGGGCCGCGTAACCGTCGAGCTGCGCGCCGGCTCGCCGTACAACATCAAGGCGTTCACGAACCACTGGCGGCGCCTGGCCGGGCTGCCGGAGGGGGCGCGCACGCTGATGGTCCAGCACTCGCCGCGGATGGTCGCGGCGCTGCGCGTCGAGCTACGCGCCAACGACGAAGAGATCTTGACCCTCGCCGGCGAGGCGCTGAAGTCCGCCCTGCAGGAGATCCCCGGTGTCAGCGGCATCGAGGACAACCTCGAACCCGCCCAGCCGCAGCTGCGCCTGGAGCTGACCCAGCAGGGCCGAGCACTCGGCATGACGACGGCGATGCTGGCCCGGCAGGTCCTGCAATCGTTCAGCGGCCAGGTCGTGCAGCGCTACCAGCGCAACAGCGACGAGATCGAGGTGCGGGTCCGCTACCCGGAGGCGGCCCGCGAGAACGCCGCCGATGTACTCGACGCGCGGGTGCGTACGCCGGATGGCGCCGTCGTGCCGCTCGCGAGCGTCGCCACCGCGACCTACGGCTACACCCGCGACACCATCACCCGCATCGACAACAAGCGGGCCGTCTACGTCTCCTCTGACGTCAACAAGGACGTGATCTCGGCGACCGAGCTGGTCGCCCAGCTACAGCGCGACGTCGTCCCCCAGCTCGAGGCCAAGTACCCGGGCCTCGGCATCCACTTCGCCGGCGAGGCCGAACAGCAGGCGGAGACCGAGTCCTCGATGCTGCACATGTTCCTGCTGGCGCTGCTGGTGATCTACCTGCTGCTGGCGGTGCCGCTGAAGTCCTACTCGCAGCCGCTCCTGATCATGACCGCAATTCCGTTCGGCGTCGTCGGCGCACTGCTCGGGCACTGGATCAACGGCCTGTCGCTCGGCATCCTGTCGCTCAACGGCATCATCGCCCTGAGCGGCGTCGTCGTGAATGACAGCCTGCTCCTGGTGGCACGCTTCAACGACCTCAAGCCCGACGCGGCCCACCTGCACGAGGCCGTCAGCCTCGCCTGCCGCGAGCGGCTGCGCGCCGTCCTACTCACCTCGCTCACGACCTTCGCCGGCCTCGCGCCCCTGCTCTACGAGACCTCGCTCCAGGCCCAATTCCTGATCCCAGCGGCCGTCTCGCTCGCCTACGGCATCCTCTTCGCGACCGTCATCACGCTGATCCTGATCCCGACGCTGCTCGTCATCCAGCACGACATCGCCGAACTCATCGGCCGCCTCCGGCGCCTCGGCTCCGCCAAGCCGGGATCACAGCCTGGGTGA
- a CDS encoding DUF1318 domain-containing protein: protein MAVGAILPFWGAAAQAIGLDQAKQQGMVCELPSGYLRATGTATSDAQALVDRINVKRQAEYGRIAKEHGITTEQVGSMTAEKLSPKCN from the coding sequence ATGGCCGTCGGTGCCATTCTGCCCTTCTGGGGGGCGGCGGCGCAGGCGATCGGTTTGGACCAGGCCAAGCAACAGGGCATGGTCTGCGAGCTGCCATCCGGCTATCTCCGCGCGACCGGGACCGCCACGAGCGATGCGCAGGCCCTGGTCGATCGCATCAACGTCAAGCGCCAAGCCGAATACGGCCGCATCGCCAAAGAGCATGGCATCACGACCGAGCAGGTCGGTAGCATGACGGCGGAGAAGCTATCGCCTAAATGCAACTGA
- a CDS encoding YnbE family lipoprotein: MQSYVIVLAAVLLVAACSPTVRMQAPEKPIEINMNVKIEHEIRVQVERDIEQMLQQNKDLF; the protein is encoded by the coding sequence ATGCAGTCCTATGTCATTGTGCTGGCAGCCGTCTTGCTGGTAGCCGCCTGTTCCCCTACGGTCCGGATGCAAGCCCCGGAAAAGCCGATCGAGATCAATATGAACGTCAAGATCGAGCATGAGATCCGGGTTCAGGTGGAGCGCGACATCGAGCAAATGCTTCAACAAAACAAAGACTTGTTCTGA
- a CDS encoding YdbH domain-containing protein produces MPPRWRGWRILSGALGTVLTLGLVAAAALALAPRFLPTILAHGLGGGVEVQALELQSVSPHRIELAVASLGTEQFGFAARQIAIRVDPWPFRVLGVEMDQAELSILPGPAGDPSGSRFAPALPFPLQIADLELRAATPWGEIFLPASLVAGPTLGGCFEAELGSAELSALLTSSANGDSTLSLFDASGAEMLRLDATIGTADPVPFRARLMPGALGDWLRQTRLLPVELESKVDPFVIDGTPIELTGALAHNGQVTAELRGSLVVQDARGAGERLFESARIESGAGYSIERTHAGWSGSGAAAIGLSANAGISLAAKDPEWRWDDEGLTVDLAQPELPTYGVAAETLEISAPEIAVDAAAGAIRLGGLRMTDSTVPLPPYDIGGRWSWRDGVIQASGNGGAGALPEMDWTLRSSSDGGRFEADVTGALAALMPSFRALLPPQAQRLEVRSGSLSGHYRLEWTESQQQTELVADIADVDADLEAMAIRGLGVQVRNSGRHLEPLRIDIRAPRLKLAAGAVAEDLSMRLRASRRRLDIDHARARLFDGDLSLRPASIDVGRDFALVADIDALSSERILGLFERPPVALTGAISGRLDIRYSQRDGLSAAARLHGIEPGTLRLRLGSDAAETGQVDQLALRALEDLRYDELSVDLDYGSDDAYLISARIVGSNPDVLDGHPFAFNPRIEGRLPALFKAFFITGDFNRAIIEGLRTR; encoded by the coding sequence ATGCCGCCGCGGTGGCGCGGCTGGCGTATCCTGTCGGGAGCATTGGGCACAGTGCTCACGCTGGGCCTGGTCGCCGCCGCCGCGCTCGCACTGGCCCCTCGGTTTCTTCCGACCATCTTGGCGCATGGCTTGGGCGGCGGCGTCGAGGTTCAAGCGCTTGAATTGCAGTCGGTGTCTCCACACCGAATCGAATTGGCCGTGGCAAGCCTCGGCACCGAGCAGTTCGGCTTTGCCGCGCGGCAGATTGCGATTCGGGTCGATCCATGGCCTTTCAGGGTGCTCGGGGTCGAGATGGACCAGGCCGAGTTGTCGATCTTGCCGGGCCCGGCGGGTGACCCCTCCGGGTCGCGCTTCGCACCGGCATTGCCGTTTCCGCTGCAGATTGCCGATCTGGAGCTGCGTGCAGCGACGCCTTGGGGAGAGATCTTCCTGCCGGCATCGCTCGTCGCCGGCCCCACGTTGGGGGGCTGTTTCGAGGCCGAGCTCGGGAGCGCGGAGCTGTCGGCCCTGCTCACGAGCTCTGCGAACGGCGATTCCACGCTCTCCCTCTTCGACGCCTCGGGCGCCGAGATGCTGCGCCTGGATGCGACCATCGGCACCGCCGACCCGGTGCCGTTTCGCGCCCGACTGATGCCGGGGGCCCTCGGAGACTGGCTGCGGCAGACGCGCCTGCTGCCGGTGGAGCTCGAGAGCAAGGTCGATCCATTCGTCATCGACGGCACCCCGATCGAGCTGACCGGTGCGCTCGCGCACAATGGCCAGGTCACCGCGGAACTGCGCGGCAGCTTGGTCGTGCAGGATGCGCGTGGCGCGGGGGAGCGGCTCTTCGAGTCGGCTCGGATCGAGTCCGGCGCGGGCTACTCGATCGAGCGGACGCATGCGGGCTGGTCGGGATCTGGTGCGGCTGCAATCGGCTTGTCAGCGAATGCCGGGATCAGTCTGGCGGCCAAGGATCCCGAGTGGCGGTGGGATGACGAGGGTTTGACCGTGGACTTGGCGCAGCCCGAGTTGCCGACATACGGCGTCGCCGCGGAGACCCTGGAGATCTCCGCGCCCGAGATCGCTGTCGACGCGGCGGCCGGTGCAATTCGCCTTGGCGGCCTTCGAATGACCGATTCGACGGTTCCGCTTCCTCCATACGACATCGGCGGGCGCTGGTCCTGGCGCGATGGAGTTATCCAGGCTTCCGGCAACGGGGGGGCCGGCGCACTGCCCGAGATGGATTGGACGCTGCGCAGCTCGTCGGACGGCGGTCGATTCGAGGCCGACGTGACCGGGGCGCTCGCCGCGCTGATGCCCAGTTTCAGGGCACTGCTGCCGCCGCAGGCCCAGCGCCTCGAAGTCCGCTCGGGCAGTCTGAGCGGCCACTATCGACTGGAGTGGACCGAATCGCAGCAGCAGACTGAGCTCGTTGCCGACATCGCGGACGTCGACGCCGATCTCGAGGCCATGGCGATCCGTGGCCTCGGCGTCCAGGTGCGCAACAGCGGCCGCCATCTCGAGCCGCTTCGGATCGATATCCGGGCGCCGAGGTTGAAGCTGGCCGCCGGCGCCGTTGCCGAAGACTTGTCGATGAGGCTGCGCGCCTCGCGCCGCAGGCTGGACATCGATCACGCCCGTGCGCGCCTGTTCGATGGCGATTTATCCCTCCGTCCGGCCTCGATCGACGTGGGCCGAGACTTCGCGCTGGTCGCGGACATCGATGCCTTGTCCAGCGAGCGGATTCTGGGCCTCTTCGAGCGGCCACCGGTCGCGTTGACCGGAGCGATTTCAGGTCGGCTCGACATCCGCTACAGCCAGCGCGACGGACTCTCCGCCGCCGCAAGGCTTCACGGGATCGAGCCTGGCACCTTGCGACTGCGCCTCGGCAGCGATGCCGCGGAGACTGGGCAGGTCGATCAGCTCGCACTTCGCGCGCTGGAAGACCTCCGTTACGACGAGCTGAGTGTCGACCTGGACTATGGTTCCGACGATGCCTATCTGATCTCGGCCCGCATCGTCGGCAGCAACCCCGATGTGTTGGACGGTCATCCGTTCGCCTTCAATCCACGGATCGAGGGGCGACTGCCGGCCCTTTTCAAGGCGTTCTTTATCACCGGCGACTTCAATCGCGCCATCATCGAAGGCCTGCGAACCCGCTGA